In the genome of Amphiura filiformis chromosome 4, Afil_fr2py, whole genome shotgun sequence, one region contains:
- the LOC140151029 gene encoding autocrine proliferation repressor protein A-like: protein MKGLLVPCAILVSLCAVVVISTPLDDYVNMPDTHYSYTVLKNQTMRIAGSYTAYTINMTSQQWLTENDSDRSIWWHYLVITIPDVITHPDVSFMWITGGSNHDGPPDPLGDTEVLFTSLAAASTGMVTACLKQIPNQPIVFKADPKQKSRTEDAVIAFTWKHFIENGTDEPYWLLRMPMTKAAVRALDTITDMTHSVRPDVNISKFMVAGASKRGWTTWTTGAVDKRVIGIAPVVLDVLNMVKNLHHFYRSLGGWTFAFSDYWEENVTRNLDNPNTQKMADIIDPLAYKDRLTMPKYIITTSGDEFFLPDDSHYYFDQMKGKTYMRITQNAEHSLTGHQTDIFLNIRGFMLAVVEGWNWPEMSWTRSENGTHGSIEFHTNVKPEIINTWMAQTLESDGRRDFRLVVAKERGSSEPAPHAVIYEAYQVENPSPGVYIATFERPREGWLGFFIRATYAGPRDNTFLEFTTEANIIPDGVFPVPDCHGEDCFGTLV, encoded by the exons ATGAAGGGTTTACTTGTACCATGCGCCATCTTGGTTAGTCTCTGTGCAGTCGTTGTTATTTCGACTCCTCTGGACGACTACGTCAACATGCCGGACACACATTACAGCTACACCGTGTTGAAGAATCAAACAATGCGAATTGCTGGCTCTTATACGGCTTACACGATCAATATGACGTCACAGCAATGGCTGACGG AGAATGATTCTGACAGATCAATTTGGTGGCATTATCTAGTCATCACAATCCCTGATGTAATTACACATCCAGACGTATCTTTTATGTGGATCACAGGAGGCAGTAACCATGATGG ACCACCAGATCCACTTGGGGACACAGAAGTCTTGTTTACCTCTCTTGCCGCCGCAAGTACCGGGAT gGTGACTGCATGCTTAAAACAAATTCCAAACCAGCCTATTGTATTTAAG GCGGATCCGAAGCAGAAAAGCAGAACTGAAGACGCGGTCATTGCTTTCACATggaaacattttattgaaaatggcaCCGATGAACCCTACTGGCTTCTGCGCATGCCTATGACAAAG GCAGCCGTTCGTGCTCTGGATACCATCACAGATATGACACATTCAGTCCGTCCAGATGTTAATATAAGTAAATTCATGGTTGCTGGTGCCTCTAAG CGAGGATGGACAACCTGGACCACTGGTGCTGTTGACAAACGTGTCATTGGTATTGCTCCTGTCGTATTAGATGTTTTAAATATGGTTAAG AATCTTCATCACTTTTATCGATCGTTGGGTGGTTGGACATTTGCTTTTAGTGATTATTGGGAGGAAAATGTAACCAGAAATTTGGACAATCCTAATACACAGAAAATGGCTGATATCATAGATCCTTTAG CATACAAAGACAGGCTTACTATGCCCAAGTATATCATAACTACCTCTGGAGATGAGTTTTTCTTACCTGACGATTCTCACTATTACTTCGATCAAATGAAAGGAAAAACATACATGAG AATTACACAAAATGCCGAACATTCATTGACTGGTCATCAAACTGACATTTTCTTGAATATACGCGGGTTTATGCTAGCTGTAGTTGag GGTTGGAACTGGCCTGAAATGTCGTGGACCCGTTCAGAG AATGGCACACACGGTAGCATTGAATTCCACACAAACGTTAAACCTGAAATTATAAACACATGGATGGCGCAGACTTTGGAGAGTGATGGACGGCGTGATTTCAGATTGGTTGTCGCCAAAGAAAGAGGATCATCAGAACCTGCGCCCCATGCCGTCATTTATGAAGCCTATCAAGTTGAAAATCCA TCACCGGGTGTATATATTGCAACATTTGAACGACCTAGGGAAGGATGGCTCGGTTTCTTTATAAGA GCTACTTACGCTGGACCAAGAGACAATACATTCCTAGAGTTTACAACAGAAGCTAACATTATACCTGACGGGGTATTTCCAGTACCAGATTGCCACGGAGAAGACTGTTTTGGGACACTAGTCTAA